Sequence from the Sanguibacter keddieii DSM 10542 genome:
TCATGGTCCGTCGTGCGTCAGTGCGTGACCTGCCGCTTGCGCAGCTCGACGACGAAGGCCTCGTCGGGCTCGGCGAGCTCGGTGCCGGGGACGGCCTCGGCCGCGTCGCGCTTGCCGCCCGGGCCCATGCCGACGGCGACCACGCCGGGCCGCTCGAAGACGCGGGCGAGCTCGAGACCCTCCGTCAGCAGGCACTCGAGGTCCGCCACGCCGTCCTCGTCCTCGGGCGCGCTGCCGGTCACGGCCACGAAGAAGGGTGCGCCGTAGACCGCGAGCGCGGCGTGCGAGTCGGCGATGGGTCCGGCGTAGTGCCAGCGGTCCTCGTCGGCGACGTCGTCGAAGGAGACCGAGAAGGTGCAGCCGGCGATCTCCCAGGCGAAGAACTCGAGGCCCTCGGCGGGCGTGTGCTCCTGGAGGGTGCCGCTCTCGCGGGTCTGGGCCCAGTCGCGCAGCGCGTCCTTGAGCTCGTCGACCGTGCCGGCGGCCTCGTCGACCACGAAGAACTGCGTGTCGTAGTGGGAGTCGCTCATCTTCTGTGCCTCTCCTCGGTCGGTGGTGCAGGGCTTACCAGCCTGCCCGAGGTCGGGTGCGGCGGCCACCGGTCGCCCGGGCCGCCCCTGCTGACCGACCTTCACAACGTAACGATAACCGTTCTCATTCTCTGCTACGCTTCCACCGAACCCCCTCCCCTGACCTCGAAAGGAGAGGGCACCGGTGGCCCCTGCCCCCGTGCCCGTCGACCCATGAGCCCCACCCTCACCGCCTCCCGCAGCCGCAGGCACCGCGCCGTCGCGCTCGGTGCCGCACTGCCCCTCGTCCTGCTCGCCGCCTGCTCGTCCTCGGACGACTCCGCCGACGCCGCCACCGGCACGCCCGAGCCCACCGAGTCCGCCACCTCCGCCCCCGCGGTCGAGGCCGCCGGCCTCACCCCGCGCCTGGTCATCACGTACGACGGCGGCATCCAGGTCCTCGACTCGACCACCCTCGAGACGATCGAGGACATCGAGCTCGACGGCTTCAACCGCATCAACCCCGCGGGCGACGGGCGCCACGTCCTCGTCTCGACCGCGGGCAAGTTCCAGGTCCTCGACGCCGGCACCTGGGCCGAGCCGCACGGCGACCACGCGCACTACTACACGACCACGCCGCAGCTCACGGACATCTCCTTCGAGGCCGACAAGCCGGGCCACGCCGTCGTCCACGAGGGCCGTACCGCGCTCTTCGCCGACGGGACCGGTGACATCACCGTCTTCGACTCCGCCGAGGTCGCCGACCCCGACCGCGAGGTGCGCGAGGTGAGCACCCCGAGCGCCCACCACGGCGTAGCCGTCGAGCTCTCCGACGGGACGCTCATCGTCTCCGAGGGCACCGAGGACGCCCGCACCGGCATCCGCGTGCTCGACGCCGAGGGCACCGAGGTCGCCGCGAACGACCAGTGCCCCGGCGTGCACGGCGAGGCCGTCGCGGCCGACGAGGCGGTGGTCATCGGCTGCCAGGACGGTGCGCTCGTCACGAAGGACGGCGTCATCAGCAAGGTCACCGCACCGGACGCCTACGGACGCATCGGCAACCAGGCCGGCAGCGAGGACTCCCCCTACGTCCTCGGCGACTACAAGACCGACCCCGACGCCGACCTCGAGCGCCCCACGCGCGTGTCGATCATCGACACCCGCGACGCCTCGATGAAGCTCGTCGACCTGCCCGCCTCGTACACCTTCCGCTCCCTCGGGCGCGGCGACGCCGGCGAGGCCCTCGTGCTCGGCACCGACGGCGCCCTGCACGTCATCGACCCCGAGACCGGGACCGTCACGCGCTCCGTCCCCGTGATCGACGAGTGGGAAGAGTCCGAGACCTGGCAGGACCCGCGCCCGACCCTGTACGTCCAGGACGGCAGCGCCTACATCACCGACCCGTCCACCTCGATGATCCACGCGGTCGACATCGAGACCGGCGAGATCTGGAACAGCGTCGAGCTCACCGTCGTCCCGAACGAGCTCACCGGCGCCTCGGGCGACGTCGAGCACGGCGCCGAGGTCGAGCACGAGGGTGCCGACCACGGTGACGCGGCGACCGACGAGCACGAGGGCCACGACCACTCGGACGAGGCCACGGACGCCACCACCGACGAGCACGACCACGAGGGTCACGACCACGAGCACTCGGACGAGGCCACCGAGACCCCGACCAGCTGACCCGCGCGTGCTGCGCCGCCCGACGGTGGCGCAGCACGCCCGCACGACCCGCGCCCTCGGGCGCCGCCCGCCGGTGGGAACCCCACCGGCGGGCTCCCGCACGTACGCCACGACCGGAGACGAGACACCCCATGCGACGCTCCCCCGCCGCCCTCGCCGCGACCGCCCTCGCCGCCTGCGCCTTCCTGACCGCCTGCTCCGACACCGACGCATCCGCTGACGGCACCGTCGACGTGCTCGCGTCGTTCTACCCGCTCCAGTACGTCGTCGAGCAGGTGGGGGGCGAGCACGTGACGGTCTCGAACCTCACGCCGCCCGCCGCCGAGCCGCACGACCTCGAGCTCTCCCCCGCCCAGGTGCGCGGCATCGGGACGGCGGACCTCGTCGTGTACCTGTCAGGCCTGCAGGCAGCGACCGACGAGGCGGTCTCCGCACAGTCCCCCGAGCACGTGGTGGACTCCGCCGAGGCCGCGGAGGCGGACGCCGCCGACCCGCACTTCTGGCTCGAGCCGACACGGCTGTCGATGGTCGGTGACGCCGTGGCCGCCGAGCTCAGCGCGATCGACCCCGACAACGCGGCCGACTACGCCGCGGGGGCCGAGGCTCTCACCGCGACGCTCGACGGGCTCGACGAGGAGTTCTCCGAGGGGCTCGCACAGTGCGAGGGCGCCACGCTGGTCACCTCGCACGAGGCCTTCGGCTACCTGGCCGACCGGTACGGGCTCGTCCAGGAGGGCATCTCAGGCATCAACCCCGACGCCGAGCCCTCCCCCAAGCGCCTGCGCGACGTGCGCGCGATCGTCGAGCGCGACGGCGTCTCGACGCTGTTCTTCGAGCGCTCGCTCGGCCCCAAGGTCACCCAGACGCTCGCCGACGACATCGGCGTCTCGACCGCGCTCCTCGACCCCCTCGAGAGCCGCACCGACGAGTCCCGCGACTACGTCGACATCATGCGCGCCAACCTCGAGGCCCTCACCACCGGCCTCGCCTGCGACTGATCAGCCTCGTCGCTCCGCCTCGTCGCTCCGGCTGTCGCGAGGTCGCACCACCACGGACGAGGTCGCACGGACACGCCGCCTCAGCCCCTCAGGGAGGGCCGTCTGGCGTGTCTGTGCGACCTCGTCGGCGTTCGTACGACCTCGGGGCGCTCAGCGGGACCTCGAGATCCGGGGCCCCTTGATCAGCTGTCGACGTCCGGGCCTGCCCGCGCCGACAGCTCCGGAGCGAGGGTCAGGACTGGTCCTGGAGGGCGGAGCGGCGGCGGAAGAGCACGAGGAGGACGAGTCCCACGACGACCACGACGACGCCGGCGACCGGCAGCCACGACGTGCCCGAGGAGTCCTCGTCCGAGGCGGCGTCGGTGGCCGAGGGCGACGGGTCCGAGGCGTCGGTGGTCGCGGTCGCTGCCTCGGAGGTCTCGGCGTCGGTCGTCGCGTCGGTCTCGCCCTGGGTCTCCATGGTGGGGTCCTCGGTCGGCGCGACCGCGGCCGGGTCGTCGACGACGAACCCGAAGGTGCCGTCGATCGGGTGCCCGTCAGAGGAGACGAGGCGCCACGCGACCGTGTAGCCGTCGTTCGCGACGGCGGGGAGCTCGACGCTCGCGACGCGGTCGGCGATGGTCGGCTCGCCGTCGAAGAGCACCGTGCCGTCGGAGGACGTCACGAGCATCCGGGACCCGATGGCCTGCGGGACCGCGCTCAGCTCGACCGACACCTGCGTCGGGGCCGTCGTGAGCGTCTCGCCGTCGCCGGGCGCCGTGCCGAGGACGGTGTCGTGGGCCGACGCGGTCGTGCCGCCGAGGACCAGCGCGACCGCCGAGAGCAGGCCGACGAGGAGCGCGCGCGGTGCGGTGCGGCGGCGGGTGCGGACGGAGGTGCTGGTCATGGTTCTCCTCGCGCCGTGGGGCGCAGATCAGGTGGGCCGAGACGCCGCGTGCAGGTGCTCGGAAGGCTCACCTCGACCCTAGCGTCGGCCGCTGAGGACCGACCCCGATCACGTGGTCGTCTCGATCACACCCGTGCTCTCAGCACCCCGGCGCTCGTCTGCGTGCGATCGGGCCAGCGTCAGGCCAGCCCGACGAGGAACGCCTCGAGCAGCGGACCGGCCGTCGTGGACCCGTAGTCGCCGGTCTCGACGAACACAGCGACCGCGAGGTCGCCCTGGGTCGCGATCATCCAGGCGTGGTTGGTGCTGCCGTCGCCGTACTGCGCGGTGCCGGTCTTGGCCCCGACAGGCTCTCCGGGGACGTCGAGCAAGAAGCTGCCGCCGCCGTCGGTCACGACGGCCCGCATGAACGCACCGAGCTGGGCGGCCTCGTCGGCGGTCAGCGGCGCTGCCGCGGCGTCGGGCAGGTCGGAGTCGACCGGGTCGGCCTCCTGCGCCAGGAAGGTCGGGCGCACGGTGGTCCCGGCGGCCACGGAGGCGGCGACGGTCGCCATCGCCACCGGCGACGCCTGGACCTGCCCCTGGCCGATCATGGACGCGGCGTGCTCGGTCCCCTCGGCCTCGGCCGGGACCGACCCGGTGAAGACTCCCGGGCCGGGCTGCTGCGCGAGCCCCAGCCCGAGGGCCTCGCCCGCCGACGCGAGGTCGGCCTGCGTCACCTGCCCGGAGGCGTTGATGAGCGCGGTGTTGCACGAGTTGGCGATGACGTCGGTCAGCGAGATCTCGCCGGACTTCCCCGCCGGGTAGTCGGGGTAGTTGACGAAGGCCCGCCCGTCGACGACGGCCTCGGCCGAGCAGTCGAGCGGCGTGTCCGGGGTGAGCCCGTTGCGCAGCAGGGCGAGCGCGGTGACCACCTTGAAGGTCGACCCCGGGGCGTACATCGCGGTGGTCGCCGTCCCGGTACCGGCCGCACCGGTGGCCGACGCGAGGACCTCACCGGTCGAGGGCCGGATCGCGACGATGGCGGCGGGCACCTCCTGGCCCACGAGCACGGAGTCGGCGAGCTCCTGGACGCCGACGTCGAGGGTGGTCCGCAGCGGCTCGCCCGGGACGGGGTCCTCGGCGAGCAGCACGCGGGGCTCTCGCGCCTCGCTCACGGCCTCGAGAGCGACGCCGGGGGTGCCGCGCAGCTGCTCGTCGTACTGGCGCTGCAGGCCGGAGAGCCCGGTGACGTCTCCGGCGGCGATCGTCCCCTCGGAGGCCTCGACGATCTCTGCGGTGGCCTCCCCGGCGCGGCCGAGCAGGTCGCTCGCGAACTCGCGGGTCGGGGCGAGCGGCAGGGTGCCGTCGATGAGCAGCACGCCGGGGATCGCCGCCATCGCGTCGAAGTCGTAGGCGCCGCCCTCGGCGCGCAGCGTGACGGCGTCGACGAAGGCCTTCTCGCCGGCACCGGCGACCTTGGCCGCGTACGCCTCGGGGTCGATCTGGGCGAGCTCCGCGAGCGCACGGGCCGTGCCGTCGAGGTCAGCCGGCTCGACGCGCGTCTTGTCGACGCCCACACGCTTGACCGGCCGCTGCGTGACGATCGGCGTGTCGCCGGCGCCGAGGATGTCGGCGCGCGGCGCGGTGGTCCTGCTCAGGCGCAGGACCTCGTCGGACTCGAGGCCGTCGACCACGAGGTCGGGCGCCCACTGCGCCTCCCAGACGTCCTCGTACAGGGCCAGCGGCGCCTGGGTGTCGTAGGTCCAGGGGTTCCCGGCGATGTCCCAGGTGTGCGTGTAGGTCGCGGTGCCGCTGGTCTCGTCGTCGGCGAGGACCACCTCGGTGAGCTCGACGTCGTGCGGCGAGTCGGCGACGGCGGCCACGACGGCGGCGTGCGAGGCGGTCGCCTCGTCGGCGCTCACGTCGCTGAAGGCGATGCCGGAGAGGTCGCCGTCGGCGAGGCCCTCGCCGAGCGCGGTCGCGAGCGTCGTCGCCTCGGCGAGCGGGTCGGGCTCGTCGCTGCACGCCGCGAGCCCGCCGACCACGAGGACCGTCGAGAGGGTGGCGGCGCCGAACGACCACAGCCGTGGTCGGCGACGGAGGCGTGGCGAGGTCATGACGTCAGCGGCAGGCATGGGTCAACAGAACGTGGCGTGTGCCGTTCTGTCCAGCCCGACCCGCGGGTCTGCGCACAACCCGCCCACGAGGTCACCCGGTGGACGTGGCTAGCATCGTCGGGTGACTCTCCCCTCTCAGCCCACCGACGTCCTCTCCTCCGGGACCCTCGACACCGTGGACGGGCAGTCGGTCTACTGGGAGTCCTGGGGCTCCGCCGACGGTGTCCCCGCGGTGTTCCTGCACGGCGGTCCGGGTTCCGGCTTCGGCGACGGCCACCGGCAGCACTTCGACGCGCGCCGTCACCTCGTGGTGGCCCTCGACCAGCGCGGCTGCGGCCGCAGCCGTCCGCTCGCGACGGGCCCGGGGGCAGACCTCGCGGCGATCACCACGGAGCGCATGGTCGCCGACGTCGAGGCGCTCCGCGAGCACCTGGGGATCGAGGAGTGGCTCGTGGTCGGCGTCTCGTGGGGGACGACGCTCGCCCTCGCCTACGCGCAGGCCCACCCGTCGCGCGCGACAGGCCTCGTCCTGGGCGCCGTGACGACCACCTCCGCCGCCGAGGTCGAGTGGATCACCGAGTCGATGCGCGCGGTGTTCCCGGCGCAGTGGGAGGCCTTCGCCTCAGCCTCGGGCCGCGCGCCGGGGCAGCGGGTCGTCGACGCGTACCGCGAACGGCTGACGGACCCGGACCGGGGCGTCCGGGAGGCGGCCGCCCTCGCGTGGTGCACGTGGGAGGACGTCCACGTCTCTCTCGCCACGGGTGGGGCGCCGAGCCCGCGCTACGAGGACCCGGAGTTCCGGCTGCTGTTCGCGACGCTCGTGGTGCACGTCTGGGCAGCGTCGGGCTTCGCGCCTCCCGAGGGGATCCTCGGCCGGGTGGACCGGGTCGCCCACCTCCCCGCGGTGCTCGTCCACGGTGCGCTCGACATCAGCTCACCGCTGTCCACGGCCTACGACCTGCACCGCGCCTGGCCCGCCAGCGAGCTCGTGGTGGTCGGGTCGGACGGTCACGGCGGGGCCTCGATGGCAGAGGAGATCACCCGGGCCGTGGCGAGGCTGACCCTGAGCTGACGGCAGGAGGCCCGCCGCTCGTGCGACGGGCCTCCTGCCAGGTGCTGCTGACGTGGTCCGCAGGCCAGGACCTGCTCAGACCGTCGTCTTGCCCAGGTCGGGCGTCGCGAGCCCGGTCGCGACGGGCTTCTGGCCGCGAGACGACAACCGCTTCTCGATGTACACCGCGAGCCGGGACAGCGCGATGTTCACCGTGAGGTAGACGACGGCGACCACGAGGAACAGCGGCAGGCGCGAGTCGCTCCCGAAGAAGTTGTAGTTCGTCTTCATGGCGTTGAGCAGCTCGGGGTACCCGACGATGAAGCCGAGCGAGCTGTCCTTGAGCAACACCACGAACTGGCTGATGAGGCTCGGCAGCATGAGCCGGATGACCTGGGGCAGCTGGACGAGCCGCAGCGTCTGACCACGGGTGAGGCCGATGGCCGTCCCCGCCTCGGCCTGCCCCTTGGGCAGCGCGGCGAGGCCGGCGCGGAGGATCTCGGCGACGATCGCCGCGTTGTACAGCGTGAGACCGATGACCACGGCCTGGAAGGACGACAGCCCGAAGGCCAGCAGCGCGAACAGCATCATGAGGAGCACCGGCAGACCGCGGAGCACCTCGATCACGGCGGTCGCAGCACCGCGCACGACGCGGATGCCGGAGGTGCGCAGGATGGCCAGCACGAAGGCGAGCACCAGGGCGAGCGGTGCGGCGACGACCGCCGCCTTGAGCGTCGCGCCGAGCCCGGTGACGACGAGCGACTTCCACACGTCTTCGGCGCTCTGGCCCTTCGGCGGGTCGGTGAGGACGGCCCACCGGTCGTCGAAGATCCCCCGGTCGGCCATGCCCTTGATCATCCAGGCGAGCAGGCCGAGCAGGATCACCGCGAAGACGATCGAGCCGATCCGCTCGAGGCGCCGGGTCTTGGGTCCGGGTGCGTCGTAGAGGACGTTGCCGCTCATCGGCTGAACACCACCTTTCGCTCGATGGCATTGGCCGCGATCCCCGCGGGGATCGTGATGACGAGATAGCAGACGGCGATGCCGGTGAGCAGCAGGACGACGTCGGCCGGGTTGTCGCGGGCGAGGGCTCGGCTCGTCGAGGTGAGCTCGACGACCGCGAAGCCTGCGGCCACCGACGTGTTCTTGGTGAGTGCGATGAGCACGTTGATCAGCGGGGGCACCACGGTGCGCAGCGCCTGCGGCAGGACCACGAGGCTGAGCGTCTGGACGGTCCCGAGGCCGATGGCGCGGGCCGCCTCGGCCTGCCCGACGGCGACCGAGTTGATGCCCGACCGCACGGCCTCGCACACGAAGGCCGAGGTGTAGGCGGTGAGTGCGATGATGGCGGGCACCCGGCCGAGCGGCAGGATGAACCCGAGGCTCGGGAGCACGAAGACGAAGAAGATGAACACCAGCGTCAGCGGGGTGTTCCTCGCGACCTCGACGTACGCGCCGGCGAAGGTGCGCAGCGAGCGCAGCGGCGCGACACGGAACGCGGCCAGGATCGTCCCGAAGACGAGGGAGAGGGCTCCCGACACGACGGCGAGGAACAGGGTGAGCTGGAACCCCTGCCAGATCCTCGGCAGCTCGTCGACCAGTGCTTGCACGGTCGTCCTCCTTGGTTCACGCGGGTCGTGGGCCGTCGGCCCAGCGCCCGCAGTCGGGTGGTGCGGTGGTCCCGCGGGCCGGGCCGGCCGCCTGAGGTGTCAGGCGACCGGCCCGGGCCGAGGGTCGTCGGTCAGACGCTCGTCCGACCGGTCGTGCTCAGTACCGGTCGACGGCCGGCGGCGTCGGGGTGTCGAGCACCTCACCGGCGGTCGCCTCCCACGCAGCGTCCCAGCGGCCGTCCTCGTAGGCGGCCTCGAGGGTGTCGTTGATGAAGTTGCGGAAGTCCGTGTCGTCCTTCTTCAGACCGATGCCGTAGGGCTCCTCGGTGAACTGCTCACCGGCGAGCTTGAAGTCGTCCGGGCTCTCGGCGACGTAGCCCGCGAGGATCACGTTGTCGGTGGTGAGCACGTCGACCTGGCCGTTGCGGAGCGGGTCGAGGCAGTCGGTGTACTGCGAGAAGGTGCGGAGGTCGGCGTCGGGGAAGTTCTCCTCGATGTTCTTCGCGGGGGTCGAGCCCTCGGCGGAGCAGACGATCTTCCCGGCGAGGTCGTCCTCGGACTGGATCGAGTCGTCGTCGGCGTTCACCATGAGCGACTGCCCGGCGAGGTAGTACGGTCCGGCGAAGTCGATGACCTGCTTGCGGTCGTCGTTGATCGTGTAGGTGGCCACGACGATGTCGACGCGGTCCTCCTGGATGAACGTCTCGCGGTTGGCGGACACCGTCTCGGTCCACTCGATGTCGTCCGGGGCGATCCCGAGCTCGCCGGCGATGATCTTCGCGATCTCCACGTCGAAGCCGACGGGCGTCCCGTCCGGGCCGACGAGGCCGAAGAGCGGCTGGTCGAACTTCGTGCCGACGGTCATGGTGCCTGCCTCGGCGAGGCGGGCCATCGTGCTGCCCTCGGGGAACTCCGCGGCGTCGACGTCCGCGACGGGCGGGTCTTCAGAGCTGTCGTCTCCGCCGCAGGCTGAGAGCAGCAGGGCAGAGGCAGCGGCGATCGCGAGGAACGCGGTCGGACGGTTGCGCATGGGGTTCTCCTTCGTGGCGGGTCGCGACGTCGGTCCGGACTGCGGTGCGTCCGGACCGTACGGCCGCCCGTCCCAGGGGTACCCGGGACGGGGTGGTCGGTACGGCTGTCGTCAGTGCAGGGTCGGTGCAGGGCTCAGTGGGTGAGGATCTTCGACAGGAACTCCTGGGCGCGCTCGGACCGCGGGTTCGTGAAGAACTCCTCGGGCTCGGCCTCCTCGACGATCTGGCCGTCGGCCATGAAGACCACGCGGTCGGCGGCCTTCCGGGCGAAGCCCATCTCGTGGGTGACGACGATCATCGTCATGCCGTCCTTGGCGAGACCCACCATGACGTCGAGGACCTCGTTGATCATCTCGGGGTCGAGGGCAGAGGTGGGCTCGTCGAAGAGCATGACCTTGGGCTGCATGGCGAGCGCGCGGGCGATCGCCACGCGCTGCTGCTGCCCACCGGACAGCTGGGCCGGCATCTTGCCGGCCTGGGACTCGATCCCGACGCGCTCGAGGAGCGACATCGCGAGCTCCTTGGCCTCTGCGCTCTTCATGCCCTTGACCTTGATGGGCCCGAGCGTGACGTTCTCGAGGATCGTCTTGTGCGCGAAGAGGTTGAAGGACTGGAAGACCATCCCGACGTCGGCGCGCAGGCGCGCGAGCGCCTTGCCCTCCTCGGGCAGCTGGTGACCGTCGAGCTCGATGGTCCCGGAGTCGATGGTCTCGAGACGGTTGATCGCGCGGCACAGCGTCGACTTGCCGGAACCCGACGGGCCGATCACCACGACGACCTCGCCGCGCCTCACGGAGAGGTCGATGTCCTTGAGGACGTGCAGGTCGCCGAAGTGCTTGTTCACGCCGGTGAGCGCGACCAGCGCCGCTGGCGACCCACCCTCGGCTTTCTGGGTTGTGTCATCCATCACATGACCGTAGGGGACGTTTGTTTCGTCCGCCACCGAGATCGTTAACGGTTCTGCAACGAGATCGTCATCGTCGCGCCTCGTCGGACGGGGGTGCCGGCTCGCGGTCACGGGCTGATCCATGGGGCTCCTCGGGCGTGTGCCACCTGCGGCGACAGCCCCGCATCGCCGTCGAGCGGGGCCGACGCACCTCGGTGTGTCGTCGGTCACGCCACCATAGAGGACTTTTGTCCTATTGGCGAGCCTGGCGCGGTGTGTACCGTCCTGCGCCGCCCGTGCAGGACCTCACTCTCCCTGGTGCTCGTGCGGGTCGAGCGCAACGAAACCGTGCCCGAGGACGCCCTCCGGCCCGTCGTACGGTTCCACCTCGTCCACGAACGCCTCCGCGTCGTCGCGCGGCTTGTAGCCGAGCGCCCGGGCGCTGGCGAGGTCCCACCACCCCCGGGTGTTGGCCGAGACCCCGTAGGCGATCACCGGTCCGGACACCTCTCCGCGCAGCGAGGCGTCCACCAGCCGCACCGTGTCGCCGGGGCTCAACCAGATCCCCAGGTCGAAGGTGCTCACCGGCCTGTCCGCGCACATCCCGATCCGCAGGGACACGACCTCGAGGCCGTACTTGTCGGCGTACAGGCTGCCGAGCGCCTCCATCGCGGCCTTCGAGACCCCGTAGTAGGTGTCCGGCCGTGGCGCGACGTCCGTGCGGGCGGTCTCACCGGTGGGCAGGTACCCGACCGCGTGGTTCGAGCTCGCCAGGACCACGCGCCGCACGCCCGCCCGGCGGGCCGCCTCGAGCACCCGGTAGGTGCCGTCGATGTTGGTCCGGCGGATCGTCGTCCAGCTGTCCTCGCCCGGGATGCCGGCGAGGTGCACCACGGCGTCGGCCCCGGCGAAGGCCTCGTCGAGGGCGTCGCGGGAGTCTTCCTCGCTGATGTCGGCGGTGAAGAACGGGGTGCCCTCTTCGCCGGGGAGCAGCTCGTCGGGCTCGTGCCCGCCGAGCAGCCGCAGCGACCAGCCTCGGGCCGGCAGCCCTCCGCCCGTCTGGCGCAGGTAGGTCCCGATGCTCCCTGAGGCACCGGAGACGACGACGGTCGGGTTCTGCTCTGTCACGGGTGGTCCTCCTGGGGTCGGCTCAGGTGCGCCTGGTGTGCGGTCTCACCAGTCTTCCCCGGAGGTCGCGCGGCTGCACGCCGGGCACCGCGGGCAGAGCCCACCGGGCGTGCCACGGTGCCCACCGGGCGTCGCGCCGTCCCCGGTGCGACGATGGACGACCCCTCGTACCCGACGGAAGGACCTCCCCGTGCGCCAGGCAGAGCAGATCACCGACCCGATCGCCTACCACGGGGAGGGCCCCGTCTGGTCGCCGTCCTGGGGTGGCCTGCGCTGGGTGGACATGCTCGCGGGCGACCTCCTGACGCTGCGCTCCGACGGCTCCGTGGACCGGCTCCACGTCGGCGACGTCGCCGCCTTCGCCCGTCCGCGGTCCAACGGCGGCTACGTGGTGGCCGTCGAGCGCGGCATCGCGCTGGCCGACGGCCCGGACGACGTCCCGACGCCCCTCGAGCCGCTGTGGGACGACCCCAGCGTCCGCATGAACGAGGGCGGCTGCGACCCGCACGGGAACCTGTACGCCGGCGGCATGGCCTACGACCAGCGCCCGGGAGGCGCGGGGCTCTACCGGATCACGCCCGAGGGCGACGTGTCGGTGGTCCTCGCCCAGGTGACGGTGTCGAACGGCCTCGACTTCTCCCCCGAGGGCGACCTCGCCTACTACAACGACACCGCGACCGGCACGACGGACGTCTTCGACGTGGTCGACGGCGAGCTCACGGGACGGCGCGTCTTCCACAGCTCTGACGGCACCCACGCCGACGGCCTGACCGTCGACTCGGTGGGCAACGTCTGGGTCGCGCTCAACGGCGCGGGCCGCGTCCGCTGCTACTCACCCCGCGGCACGGTCCTCGAGGAGATCGAGGTCCCCGTGCGCCTCGTGACGGCGGTGACGCTCGGCGGCCCCGACCTCACCGACCTGTACATCACCACGTCGAAGGAGAACCTCGACGACCCCGAGCCCGAGGCGGGCGCGCTCTTCCGCACGACGGTCGACGTCCCGGGCAAGCCGGTCCTGCCGTACCGGGGCTGAGGAGCCTGCCTCCACCAGATGCCGACCGCTCGGGTCGGTCGTAGCGTCGAGGAGGCACGCCGGACGGCGGCCCGCTCTCGACGAGGAGACCCCCATGAACGACACCTCACCCACCTCTGACGCCCAGAAGATCACGTCGCTGCTGAAGGACTTCCGCTTCGGCATGTTCACGACGCTCGACTCTGGGAAGCCTGTCGCGCGTCCCTTCACGATCCAGGAGGTCGAGCCCGGTGGAGACCTGTGGTTCCTGGTGTCGAAGCGGTCGTCGGCCGTCCAGCAGCTCGCTGCCGACTCTCGGGCTGGGGTGGCGCTCAGCTCGAACGACAGCTGGGTGTCGCTCACCGGGACCGCCGAGGTGGTCCACTCGCAGGAGCGTGTCGACAAGTACTGGAGCCCCGTGGTCGAGGCCTGGTTCCCCGACGGCAAGGAAGACCCGGAGATCACCGTGCTGAAGTTCTCGGCCGACGGCGGCGAGTACTGGGACACCCCGGGCAGCCGGGTCGCCACGGCCCTCGCCTTCGTCAAGGCGAAGGTCACCGGAGAGCCCCTCGAGGGCGACACGGGGAAG
This genomic interval carries:
- the aztD gene encoding zinc metallochaperone AztD: MSPTLTASRSRRHRAVALGAALPLVLLAACSSSDDSADAATGTPEPTESATSAPAVEAAGLTPRLVITYDGGIQVLDSTTLETIEDIELDGFNRINPAGDGRHVLVSTAGKFQVLDAGTWAEPHGDHAHYYTTTPQLTDISFEADKPGHAVVHEGRTALFADGTGDITVFDSAEVADPDREVREVSTPSAHHGVAVELSDGTLIVSEGTEDARTGIRVLDAEGTEVAANDQCPGVHGEAVAADEAVVIGCQDGALVTKDGVISKVTAPDAYGRIGNQAGSEDSPYVLGDYKTDPDADLERPTRVSIIDTRDASMKLVDLPASYTFRSLGRGDAGEALVLGTDGALHVIDPETGTVTRSVPVIDEWEESETWQDPRPTLYVQDGSAYITDPSTSMIHAVDIETGEIWNSVELTVVPNELTGASGDVEHGAEVEHEGADHGDAATDEHEGHDHSDEATDATTDEHDHEGHDHEHSDEATETPTS
- a CDS encoding metal ABC transporter substrate-binding protein encodes the protein MRRSPAALAATALAACAFLTACSDTDASADGTVDVLASFYPLQYVVEQVGGEHVTVSNLTPPAAEPHDLELSPAQVRGIGTADLVVYLSGLQAATDEAVSAQSPEHVVDSAEAAEADAADPHFWLEPTRLSMVGDAVAAELSAIDPDNAADYAAGAEALTATLDGLDEEFSEGLAQCEGATLVTSHEAFGYLADRYGLVQEGISGINPDAEPSPKRLRDVRAIVERDGVSTLFFERSLGPKVTQTLADDIGVSTALLDPLESRTDESRDYVDIMRANLEALTTGLACD
- a CDS encoding copper resistance CopC family protein, with the protein product MTSTSVRTRRRTAPRALLVGLLSAVALVLGGTTASAHDTVLGTAPGDGETLTTAPTQVSVELSAVPQAIGSRMLVTSSDGTVLFDGEPTIADRVASVELPAVANDGYTVAWRLVSSDGHPIDGTFGFVVDDPAAVAPTEDPTMETQGETDATTDAETSEAATATTDASDPSPSATDAASDEDSSGTSWLPVAGVVVVVVGLVLLVLFRRRSALQDQS
- a CDS encoding penicillin-binding transpeptidase domain-containing protein, translated to MPAADVMTSPRLRRRPRLWSFGAATLSTVLVVGGLAACSDEPDPLAEATTLATALGEGLADGDLSGIAFSDVSADEATASHAAVVAAVADSPHDVELTEVVLADDETSGTATYTHTWDIAGNPWTYDTQAPLALYEDVWEAQWAPDLVVDGLESDEVLRLSRTTAPRADILGAGDTPIVTQRPVKRVGVDKTRVEPADLDGTARALAELAQIDPEAYAAKVAGAGEKAFVDAVTLRAEGGAYDFDAMAAIPGVLLIDGTLPLAPTREFASDLLGRAGEATAEIVEASEGTIAAGDVTGLSGLQRQYDEQLRGTPGVALEAVSEAREPRVLLAEDPVPGEPLRTTLDVGVQELADSVLVGQEVPAAIVAIRPSTGEVLASATGAAGTGTATTAMYAPGSTFKVVTALALLRNGLTPDTPLDCSAEAVVDGRAFVNYPDYPAGKSGEISLTDVIANSCNTALINASGQVTQADLASAGEALGLGLAQQPGPGVFTGSVPAEAEGTEHAASMIGQGQVQASPVAMATVAASVAAGTTVRPTFLAQEADPVDSDLPDAAAAPLTADEAAQLGAFMRAVVTDGGGSFLLDVPGEPVGAKTGTAQYGDGSTNHAWMIATQGDLAVAVFVETGDYGSTTAGPLLEAFLVGLA
- a CDS encoding alpha/beta fold hydrolase; the protein is MTLPSQPTDVLSSGTLDTVDGQSVYWESWGSADGVPAVFLHGGPGSGFGDGHRQHFDARRHLVVALDQRGCGRSRPLATGPGADLAAITTERMVADVEALREHLGIEEWLVVGVSWGTTLALAYAQAHPSRATGLVLGAVTTTSAAEVEWITESMRAVFPAQWEAFASASGRAPGQRVVDAYRERLTDPDRGVREAAALAWCTWEDVHVSLATGGAPSPRYEDPEFRLLFATLVVHVWAASGFAPPEGILGRVDRVAHLPAVLVHGALDISSPLSTAYDLHRAWPASELVVVGSDGHGGASMAEEITRAVARLTLS
- a CDS encoding amino acid ABC transporter permease; this encodes MSGNVLYDAPGPKTRRLERIGSIVFAVILLGLLAWMIKGMADRGIFDDRWAVLTDPPKGQSAEDVWKSLVVTGLGATLKAAVVAAPLALVLAFVLAILRTSGIRVVRGAATAVIEVLRGLPVLLMMLFALLAFGLSSFQAVVIGLTLYNAAIVAEILRAGLAALPKGQAEAGTAIGLTRGQTLRLVQLPQVIRLMLPSLISQFVVLLKDSSLGFIVGYPELLNAMKTNYNFFGSDSRLPLFLVVAVVYLTVNIALSRLAVYIEKRLSSRGQKPVATGLATPDLGKTTV